A region of the Methylobacterium nodulans ORS 2060 genome:
CAAGGCGCTGCCCGATGAGGTCGCCTTCGGAATCGATGCGCACTGGTCCTGGACGACGATCGCCGACGCCATGCCGACCTGCCGGCGGGCGGAAGAACTCGGCGCCATCTTCATCGAGGATCCGTTCCTGCCGCAGCAATGGCGCACCATCGCCGAGCTGCAGACGCAGCTCCGCGTCCCCCTCGCCGTCGGCGAGGACGTGATCGACCGTTACGGCTTCCGCGACCTCGCCGAGGCCGCCCGCATCCTGCGCGTGGACGCCTCCGTCAGCGGCGGGGTCACCGGCGCGATCGAGGCGCTGCATCTGGCAACGATCATGGATCGCGAGGTCATCCCTCATGTGTTCCCGGCGCTGCATGGCCAGCTCGCAGCGGCCTTCCCGGCCGCCCGCTGTGTCGAGATGATCCTGCCGGAGGTCGGGGCCGACCCGGTCGACCGGCTGTTTGCCGAAGAAGCGCGGATCGAGGGCGGCGATCTCCTGGTGTCCGAGACGCCGGGCGCGGCGATCGCCTTCGACTGGGACAAGGCCCGCGACTTCGCGCTGCGCAGCGAGCGTGTGGGAGAATGAGCATGAGCGCGTCCCGTACCGCCTCGGCAAACTCCGATCGGCCCCGTTCGATCACATTCGGACACACCGGCTTCATCACACCCGATATCGAGCGCTCGGTCGCCTTCTGGAGCGAGGTGCTCGGCTTCCGCGCGGAGCCGATCGGCGAGCGCAGCGCCCCTTGGCTTGCCCGGTTCATCGGCGTGCCGGGTGCGCATATGCGGCTCGTCCATCTCTACGGCCATGGCGCGCATATCGAGTTCATCGAGTTCGTTTCGCCGGAGGGAGCGCCGATCAGGCCCGCCGCCAACCAGCCCGGCACGGCGCATGTCTGCCTGCGCGTGACCCGGCTGCCGGAACTGCGCCAGCAGATCCTCGACGCCGGCGGCTCGCTTCAGGGCGAGATCAGCGAAATCACCGAAGGTATCGCCAAGGGGTTGCGCGGGCTGT
Encoded here:
- a CDS encoding VOC family protein; its protein translation is MSMSASRTASANSDRPRSITFGHTGFITPDIERSVAFWSEVLGFRAEPIGERSAPWLARFIGVPGAHMRLVHLYGHGAHIEFIEFVSPEGAPIRPAANQPGTAHVCLRVTRLPELRQQILDAGGSLQGEISEITEGIAKGLRGLFMRDPHGILIELVEVPEEDNDG